A genome region from Tolypothrix sp. PCC 7712 includes the following:
- a CDS encoding ATP-binding sensor histidine kinase — protein MLTSIIPGYDILEIISEGINTTVYRARSQKNQQRVVLKVLKAEYPSFEQITRFKHEYKTTENLNCEGIVKVYSLESYQNRLVLVAEDFGGISLKQFLSLQQLSEANFLKIAVQLAKALLSLHQNRIIHKDIKPANIIVNPQTGIVKITDFSIASHLDKETPQLTNSHQLEGTVAYMSPEQTGRMNRAVDYRSDFYSLGITFYEILTGQLPFVTDDLLEMFHSHIAKPVTPITQLKPEVSRTIAAIVMKLIAKNAEDRYQSALGLLADLELCLEQLETTGNISNFTPGQRDRTSQLLIPQQLYGRESEAIALLQAFERISQGTSEIMLVSGYSGIGKSSLVNEVHKPIVRQRGYFIDGKFDQFKRNVPYTSVIQAFQSLIQQLLTESSDRLTAWKEKLLQALGSNSQVIIDVIPEVELIIGKQPEVPQLGAAESLNRFHRLFQSFIQVFAQQSHPLVLFLDDLQWADSASLKLIQVLMTNPDSHYLLLIGAYRDNEVGPSHPLIKTLEEIAQADTVINSIVLRPLELPYVYQLLIDTLGDSEKIFELAKVLFNKTQGNPLFLTQLIKAIYQENLLQFDFNQGIWGWDIQQIQTKNLVDKDVVELVARNIQKLPEATQTALQLASCIGNRFSLDVLATVSSDNLQRLAEALQPALQLGLILPLNNEYRIPLLFATEELAVLDFDDSHISYKFLHDRVQQAAYSLIPNHQRKVTHLKIGQQLLQNTPPEQLEENIFDIINQLNVGASLISKPSQKQHLAELNLLAGRKAKAATAYLVAIAYLNTGIKVLAADSWFSEYDLTLALMVEAAEAAYLGGDYQLMENLASQVLQNARTLLDKVKIYEVKIQAYVAQSKQPEAIKTALTVLELLGVRFPDAPSEGDISESLQATQLILAGRSSEDLIDLPAMTDPQILAVMRIIATVTAAVSQAVPMLLPLIVFKQVRLSVQYGNAPVSTLAYAWYGVILCGVIADIDAGDRAGKLALGLLSNIQGKALQTSTFNMIYPFVKPWKHHIRKSLLPLLDAHHNGLETGDLEYSAYCAYNYCSLSYFLGKDLKTLEPEMAIYSQVLDKIKQEVAHNYLKVFRQSVLNLISDVSFSEKLAGVAYNEETMLPLHLQANDRYAIGTLYVNKLILCYLFAEYQQAAEVADLAKEYLDGITGSFMVPVFHFYDSLTQLAMLAHTPISQKEILWLRVIANQEKLKTWANHAPMNHKHKYCLVKAEYHRALGEYLEAMEYYDRAIAGAAEHGYIQEEALANERATEMYMSMGKKKIAQVYITEAYYGYHRWGSTAKVKHLEKQYPDLILRSNHAMSTTGYAYASTGSISRTFKLDASLSSHSTTSSGISLDIVTVVKASEAINNEISLESLPRTLLHIILENAGAQKGCLILVKDEQLIIEAIDSSMIDSQITLLSTPVEESELVPKKLINYVARTQQPLVIRDAKLDPVSNKDIYIQNHECKSILCVPIFYQSKFIGIFYLENNLITGAFTPERLELLKILSSQAAIALKNARLYAKEQEKSQDLAAALLQLQQTQTQLVHTEKISSLGQLVAGVAHEVNNPVSFIFTNLTHARRYIEDLINLLHLYQQHLPHPPAEIKDEIEAIDLDFLLEDLPNMISSMKEGTHRIRDIMQSLRNFSRKDGLDKKAVNIHEGIETTLMILSHRLKAYPHRPAIQVVKNYGDLPLIACYPGQLNQVFMNLLANAIDALEESNEGKNYAFIEQHPNVIIISTTVSDQQVKISIADNGMGIPESVKEKIFQAFFSTKPEGKGTGLGLSISHQIVTKVHNGTFECVSSPGKGAEFIIQIPIDRN, from the coding sequence GTGTTAACCTCGATAATACCAGGTTATGACATACTAGAAATTATATCTGAAGGAATTAACACAACTGTTTACCGAGCTAGGTCGCAAAAAAACCAGCAGCGTGTAGTTCTGAAAGTTCTCAAGGCTGAATATCCCTCTTTTGAGCAAATTACTCGCTTCAAGCACGAATATAAAACTACAGAAAATCTTAACTGTGAGGGTATTGTTAAAGTTTATAGCCTAGAGAGCTATCAAAATCGCCTGGTGTTAGTAGCAGAAGACTTTGGTGGTATCAGTCTCAAACAGTTTCTCTCTTTGCAGCAGCTTAGTGAAGCTAATTTTTTAAAGATTGCTGTGCAATTAGCTAAAGCGTTGTTATCGCTACATCAGAACCGCATTATTCATAAAGATATTAAACCTGCAAATATTATTGTTAATCCCCAGACTGGGATTGTGAAAATTACAGACTTTAGTATTGCGTCACATTTAGATAAAGAAACACCGCAACTGACAAATTCTCATCAATTGGAAGGGACAGTTGCTTATATGTCTCCTGAACAAACGGGGAGAATGAATCGCGCTGTCGATTATCGCAGTGATTTTTATTCTTTGGGGATTACATTCTATGAAATCTTGACTGGTCAATTGCCTTTTGTAACTGACGATTTACTGGAGATGTTTCACTCTCATATTGCCAAGCCAGTTACACCAATTACCCAGTTAAAACCAGAAGTTTCGAGAACAATAGCCGCGATTGTCATGAAATTGATCGCGAAAAATGCTGAAGACCGCTATCAAAGTGCATTGGGACTATTAGCTGATTTAGAATTATGCCTTGAGCAATTAGAAACTACAGGTAATATTTCTAATTTTACCCCCGGACAACGCGATCGCACTTCTCAATTACTCATCCCCCAACAATTATATGGCAGAGAATCAGAAGCGATCGCCTTGCTGCAAGCCTTTGAGCGTATTAGCCAAGGTACAAGCGAAATCATGTTGGTTTCTGGCTACTCTGGGATCGGGAAATCATCGCTGGTGAATGAGGTACATAAACCGATTGTCAGACAGAGGGGTTATTTTATTGATGGGAAATTTGATCAATTTAAACGCAATGTTCCCTATACTTCTGTGATTCAGGCTTTTCAATCTTTAATACAGCAATTATTAACTGAAAGTAGCGACAGGTTAACAGCCTGGAAAGAGAAACTCCTGCAAGCGCTGGGTAGCAATAGTCAAGTAATTATTGATGTGATTCCAGAAGTGGAATTAATTATTGGTAAACAGCCGGAAGTTCCACAGTTAGGCGCAGCTGAAAGCCTCAACCGCTTTCATCGCCTATTTCAGTCTTTTATTCAAGTTTTTGCTCAACAATCCCACCCTTTAGTATTATTTCTTGATGATTTACAATGGGCTGATTCTGCTTCTTTAAAATTAATTCAAGTGTTAATGACTAATCCAGATAGTCATTATTTGCTGTTAATTGGGGCATATAGAGATAATGAAGTCGGCCCCAGCCATCCATTAATCAAAACCTTAGAGGAAATAGCCCAAGCTGATACGGTTATTAATAGTATTGTGTTACGCCCCTTAGAATTACCTTATGTCTATCAACTGCTGATAGATACTTTAGGCGATTCGGAAAAAATCTTTGAATTAGCGAAAGTCTTATTTAATAAAACCCAAGGTAATCCTTTATTTTTAACCCAATTAATCAAAGCAATATATCAAGAGAATCTCCTACAATTCGATTTTAATCAAGGAATTTGGGGTTGGGATATACAGCAAATTCAAACAAAGAATCTGGTAGATAAAGATGTTGTCGAATTAGTTGCGAGAAACATTCAAAAGCTACCCGAAGCTACGCAAACAGCCCTACAATTAGCATCTTGTATTGGTAATCGTTTCAGTTTAGATGTATTGGCAACTGTCAGTAGTGATAATCTGCAAAGATTAGCAGAAGCTTTGCAACCTGCTTTACAATTGGGCCTCATTTTACCTTTGAACAATGAATATCGTATACCTTTACTATTTGCCACCGAAGAGTTAGCGGTTTTAGATTTTGATGACTCTCATATTAGCTATAAATTTTTGCACGATCGCGTCCAGCAAGCTGCCTATTCTCTCATTCCTAACCATCAAAGAAAAGTTACGCATTTAAAAATTGGGCAGCAGTTGTTGCAAAATACCCCTCCTGAACAATTAGAGGAAAATATTTTTGATATTATTAATCAACTAAATGTGGGTGCTAGCTTAATCAGTAAGCCATCCCAAAAGCAACATTTGGCAGAATTAAATTTGCTAGCGGGGAGAAAAGCGAAAGCCGCTACAGCTTATTTAGTGGCGATCGCTTATTTAAATACTGGTATCAAAGTTTTAGCTGCAGATAGCTGGTTCAGTGAATATGACTTGACTTTAGCCTTGATGGTGGAAGCTGCAGAAGCAGCATATCTCGGTGGCGATTATCAGTTGATGGAGAATTTAGCCAGTCAAGTATTGCAAAATGCCCGCACCCTACTTGATAAAGTAAAAATTTATGAGGTGAAGATTCAAGCTTATGTTGCCCAAAGTAAACAACCAGAAGCTATCAAAACAGCTTTAACTGTCTTAGAACTGTTGGGTGTGAGGTTCCCTGATGCACCTAGCGAAGGAGATATCAGCGAAAGTTTACAAGCAACGCAACTGATATTAGCAGGCAGAAGTTCTGAAGATTTAATCGATCTACCAGCAATGACAGATCCGCAAATTTTAGCAGTGATGCGGATTATCGCCACTGTGACGGCGGCTGTATCTCAAGCCGTACCAATGCTGCTACCCTTAATTGTTTTTAAGCAGGTAAGACTATCAGTACAATATGGCAACGCACCAGTCTCCACTCTCGCCTACGCTTGGTATGGCGTGATTCTCTGTGGAGTCATCGCGGATATTGATGCAGGCGATCGCGCTGGTAAATTAGCATTAGGTTTGCTATCAAATATCCAGGGTAAAGCGCTGCAAACTAGTACTTTCAATATGATTTATCCGTTCGTGAAGCCGTGGAAGCATCATATTCGCAAGTCGTTACTACCTTTACTAGATGCACATCATAATGGTTTAGAAACAGGGGATTTAGAATACTCCGCTTACTGTGCCTACAATTATTGCAGCCTTTCTTACTTCCTGGGCAAGGATTTGAAAACCCTAGAACCAGAGATGGCAATTTACAGTCAAGTTTTAGATAAAATCAAGCAGGAAGTAGCCCATAATTATCTCAAAGTCTTTCGCCAATCTGTATTAAATCTGATCAGTGATGTCTCCTTCTCTGAGAAGTTAGCAGGTGTAGCATATAACGAAGAAACTATGCTACCGCTACATTTGCAAGCTAACGATCGCTATGCCATTGGTACTTTATACGTCAACAAATTAATTCTCTGTTATCTATTCGCTGAATATCAACAAGCCGCAGAAGTTGCTGATTTAGCAAAGGAATATTTAGATGGGATAACTGGTTCGTTTATGGTGCCAGTTTTCCACTTTTATGATTCTCTCACCCAGCTTGCTATGTTAGCCCATACCCCCATCTCACAAAAAGAAATTTTGTGGTTGCGGGTAATTGCTAACCAAGAAAAGCTGAAAACATGGGCAAATCATGCACCCATGAACCACAAGCATAAGTATTGCTTAGTTAAAGCCGAGTACCATCGCGCATTGGGTGAATATTTAGAAGCGATGGAATATTATGATCGCGCCATTGCTGGTGCTGCTGAACATGGTTACATTCAAGAAGAAGCACTAGCAAATGAACGCGCCACCGAAATGTACATGTCAATGGGTAAGAAAAAAATTGCCCAAGTTTACATCACAGAAGCTTATTATGGTTACCACCGTTGGGGTAGTACAGCCAAAGTCAAACACCTAGAAAAACAATACCCCGATTTAATTCTTCGCAGCAATCATGCGATGTCTACGACGGGCTACGCCTACGCTTCTACTGGTAGCATCTCTAGAACATTCAAATTAGATGCATCTCTCAGTTCGCATTCGACAACTAGTAGTGGTATCAGCTTGGATATCGTCACAGTAGTCAAAGCGAGTGAGGCGATTAATAATGAAATCTCCTTAGAAAGTTTACCGCGCACGCTACTACATATCATTTTAGAAAATGCTGGCGCTCAAAAAGGTTGCTTAATTTTAGTCAAAGATGAGCAATTAATTATTGAAGCTATTGATAGCAGTATGATTGATTCCCAAATTACTTTGCTATCAACTCCTGTAGAAGAAAGCGAACTAGTACCCAAAAAGCTGATCAATTATGTAGCGAGAACTCAGCAACCTTTAGTAATTAGAGATGCCAAACTCGATCCAGTTTCTAATAAAGATATTTACATTCAAAATCATGAATGTAAATCCATATTATGTGTACCTATTTTTTATCAATCCAAGTTTATCGGTATATTTTACCTAGAGAATAATTTAATTACTGGTGCATTTACACCCGAACGGCTAGAACTGTTGAAAATACTCTCTTCTCAAGCTGCGATCGCGCTGAAAAATGCCCGTCTATATGCCAAAGAACAAGAAAAATCTCAGGATTTAGCAGCAGCATTATTACAACTCCAACAAACTCAAACTCAACTTGTACATACAGAAAAAATTTCCTCTTTAGGGCAGTTAGTAGCGGGAGTTGCCCATGAAGTAAATAATCCGGTTAGCTTTATTTTTACTAACCTTACCCATGCCAGGCGCTATATCGAAGACTTAATTAATTTACTACATCTTTATCAACAGCATCTACCTCATCCCCCAGCAGAAATTAAAGATGAAATTGAAGCGATAGATTTGGATTTTCTCTTAGAAGACTTACCGAATATGATTTCTTCCATGAAAGAGGGAACCCATCGGATTCGAGATATTATGCAATCTCTACGCAATTTCTCACGCAAAGATGGCTTAGATAAAAAGGCGGTAAATATTCATGAGGGTATTGAAACCACGCTGATGATTTTATCCCATCGCTTAAAGGCTTATCCTCATCGTCCAGCAATTCAGGTAGTTAAGAATTATGGCGATTTACCCTTGATTGCTTGTTATCCTGGGCAATTAAATCAGGTATTTATGAATTTACTAGCTAATGCTATTGATGCTTTAGAAGAATCTAATGAAGGTAAGAATTATGCTTTTATAGAACAGCATCCCAATGTCATCATAATTTCTACCACAGTCAGCGATCAACAAGTAAAAATTTCGATTGCTGATAATGGGATGGGAATTCCAGAGTCAGTTAAGGAAAAAATATTTCAAGCCTTTTTTAGCACTAAGCCAGAAGGTAAAGGTACAGGTTTAGGGTTATCTATTAGTCATCAAATAGTTACCAAAGTCCACAATGGTACTTTTGAGTGTGTTTCTTCCCCTGGTAAAGGTGCAGAGTTTATTATTCAGATTCCCATTGATAGGAATTAA
- a CDS encoding ATP-binding protein, translated as MSYTGYLRSIKNELQRTGRTQKSLRVKTIMEQLGYQRRSQAFVDNFNNALAELGLCTDPLFDLYIPLDTKLAISLQDVTPDVQIADVQPIFSKLSAAFPVKHDFFYYLFDFGSEQEYERFQACLDSNQPVGIFLIPQVEDFFSDVVTKILNYELIRKYQYRGNNNIPTASNQKFNTNITTDDDDDDDDYSLSGANIYHFYFSTMTSVILGTTGLDLLDCEKFDEQFEQISVYANKYNSEQLFIVFHCPPVSEIQAQQQEDALGYLVDRVASKIPFTFTLRCKYPNEAAIQHKEEIYAHFRLLLELPRYEMEEDEVSLLNYFLELQKAQILADSQLLIGMKAEHFYSLKWREESTEYIYLKYFAIKTLEALGYDLSKIQCEVELSSRDQDTNDDEDSYEYEEYQSEIIPVYVDNQVIVEIETLKYQEFQDNNLFLDSLRRILQKSKVWPNKLNTVWLVFPGFEIARNSYQIKKIKEVLEYKLAGYYDNTFKIVVMAPDYENHQLVPVSFDALEYPAFEYAAKKRSLTPTYPLTQRLPETKLDFSQVKGLKEEKEKLSKLLRLQSKGYQDAISGILFYGLPGCGKTLLANAFANESGRYFFKFSPADIISVWIGQSQKNIRDIFAQAKKKSPSVLFIDELDSIGFNRHEDSAHTDQKATINQLLIELNNLRNSNVIVIGATNYLSGIDSALKRSGRLDWKIPIFPPDQSERIELFQHYLAKIDFNQIINFEMLAEKSTRFTSSDIELVCREVRNAVWLEEISASLTTADIITYIHNLQEGGLTLNEEQVKEFLDECKRLSVKNPKLETLKWEWGLTE; from the coding sequence ATGTCATATACAGGCTACTTACGCTCAATTAAAAATGAACTTCAGCGAACTGGTAGAACTCAAAAAAGCCTCCGCGTCAAAACCATTATGGAACAGTTGGGCTACCAGCGTCGTAGTCAAGCTTTTGTCGATAATTTTAATAATGCGCTAGCTGAATTGGGACTTTGCACAGATCCCCTATTTGATTTGTATATTCCTTTAGATACTAAACTGGCTATTTCTCTTCAAGATGTTACTCCTGATGTGCAAATTGCTGATGTGCAACCAATTTTTAGTAAATTAAGTGCAGCATTTCCAGTTAAGCATGATTTTTTCTATTACTTATTTGATTTCGGTTCTGAGCAAGAATATGAAAGGTTTCAAGCTTGTTTAGACTCAAATCAACCAGTAGGAATTTTTCTCATTCCCCAAGTAGAAGATTTCTTTTCTGATGTTGTGACTAAAATCTTAAATTATGAATTAATTAGAAAATATCAATATAGAGGTAATAATAATATCCCGACAGCATCGAATCAAAAATTCAATACAAATATTACTACTGATGACGATGATGACGATGATGATTATTCCCTATCTGGTGCTAATATTTATCACTTTTATTTTTCTACAATGACTAGTGTGATTCTCGGCACTACTGGCTTAGATTTACTAGATTGCGAAAAATTTGATGAGCAGTTTGAACAGATATCAGTCTACGCCAACAAATATAATTCTGAACAATTATTTATAGTATTTCATTGCCCACCTGTATCAGAAATTCAAGCACAGCAACAAGAAGATGCTTTAGGCTATTTGGTAGATAGAGTAGCTAGTAAAATTCCTTTTACCTTTACTCTACGATGCAAATATCCCAACGAAGCTGCTATTCAGCATAAAGAAGAAATTTATGCTCATTTCCGTCTCTTGTTAGAACTTCCGCGTTATGAGATGGAAGAAGATGAGGTATCTTTATTAAATTACTTTCTAGAATTACAAAAAGCGCAAATCTTAGCTGATTCTCAGCTATTAATTGGCATGAAAGCCGAACATTTTTATAGTTTGAAGTGGCGAGAAGAAAGTACAGAATATATTTATCTCAAATATTTTGCGATTAAAACCTTAGAAGCTTTAGGCTATGATTTGTCTAAAATTCAATGTGAAGTAGAATTAAGTTCCAGAGATCAGGACACAAATGATGATGAAGATAGCTATGAATATGAAGAATATCAAAGCGAAATCATTCCTGTATATGTAGATAATCAGGTAATTGTGGAAATCGAAACTCTGAAGTATCAAGAATTTCAGGATAATAATCTGTTCTTGGATTCACTCAGAAGAATTTTACAAAAATCCAAAGTCTGGCCGAATAAATTAAATACTGTGTGGTTAGTATTTCCTGGTTTTGAGATTGCACGTAACTCTTACCAGATTAAAAAGATTAAAGAAGTTCTCGAATATAAACTAGCTGGTTATTATGATAATACTTTTAAAATTGTGGTTATGGCACCGGATTATGAAAATCATCAATTAGTTCCAGTATCTTTTGATGCACTTGAATATCCAGCTTTTGAATATGCAGCTAAAAAACGCAGTTTAACCCCGACTTATCCCTTAACTCAACGCCTCCCAGAAACCAAGCTTGATTTTAGCCAAGTTAAAGGTTTGAAGGAAGAAAAGGAAAAATTAAGCAAACTTTTGAGGCTACAATCTAAAGGCTATCAAGATGCAATTAGTGGGATTCTTTTCTACGGCTTACCTGGATGTGGTAAAACTCTGTTAGCAAATGCATTCGCTAATGAATCTGGCAGATATTTCTTTAAATTCTCCCCTGCTGATATTATCAGTGTATGGATAGGGCAAAGTCAGAAAAATATTCGAGATATCTTTGCTCAAGCGAAAAAGAAATCTCCCTCAGTTTTATTTATTGATGAGTTAGATAGTATTGGCTTTAACCGTCATGAAGACAGCGCCCATACAGACCAAAAGGCGACAATTAACCAATTATTAATAGAATTAAATAATCTGCGAAATAGCAATGTAATTGTGATAGGTGCAACTAATTATTTAAGTGGTATAGATAGCGCCTTAAAGCGTTCTGGTAGATTAGATTGGAAAATTCCTATCTTTCCCCCTGATCAATCAGAAAGGATAGAATTATTCCAACATTATCTAGCAAAAATTGATTTCAATCAGATAATTAACTTTGAAATGCTAGCCGAAAAAAGTACTAGGTTTACCTCATCTGATATCGAATTGGTGTGTAGAGAAGTGAGAAATGCAGTTTGGCTAGAAGAAATCAGTGCATCACTAACAACTGCGGATATCATCACTTACATTCATAATTTGCAAGAAGGTGGTTTAACTCTCAACGAAGAACAGGTAAAAGAGTTTTTGGATGAATGTAAAAGATTGAGTGTCAAAAATCCCAAACTAGAAACACTCAAGTGGGAATGGGGATTAACCGAATAA
- the hcp gene encoding hydroxylamine reductase produces the protein MFCNQCEQTTRGDVCYQWGACGKSPEVDALQDLLVHCLRGLSQVALQAKAFGISTHDQDEFTCEMLFSTLTNVNFSADDFVTFVNRAIALRESLKLQIQALGNAAVNSAIANFQPAGDQQQLIKQGKDLEFEFIGQSAKNVDIFSLKLTILYGLKGVAAYAFHALELGQHDEDLYVFFHEVLANLDAQDKSLQEWLDITLQVGKMNLKAMELLDAGNTNTFGHPTPTAVTLGVTVGKAILVSGHDLLHLRAILEQTAGTGIKVYTHGELLPAHGYPKLKQTYPHLYGHYGTAWQNQTHEFEHFPGAIVMTTNCLMPPHETYKDKVFTLGPVGYPGLQHVSIRDITPIIQKALALPGFAEESDRGTVTTGFARNAVLGVADTVVNAVKSGNIRHFFLVGGCDGAKPGRNYYTDLVETIPSDCVVMTLGCGKFRFFDKQLGDIGGIPRLLDLGQCNDAYSAIQIAVALAQAFQVNVNQLPLSLVLSWYEQKAIAVLLTLLYLGIQNIRIGPTLPAFLTPNVAKLLSETYNLKLITTPEQDLAACLG, from the coding sequence ATGTTCTGTAATCAGTGTGAACAAACAACCCGTGGTGATGTATGTTATCAGTGGGGAGCCTGCGGTAAAAGTCCAGAGGTAGATGCATTACAAGATTTACTGGTGCATTGTCTGCGGGGGTTGTCGCAAGTAGCGCTGCAAGCCAAAGCTTTTGGTATTAGTACTCACGATCAAGATGAGTTCACCTGTGAGATGCTGTTTTCGACGCTGACGAATGTGAATTTCTCAGCTGATGATTTTGTCACGTTTGTAAATCGCGCGATCGCTTTACGTGAGAGTCTGAAGTTACAAATTCAAGCATTAGGTAACGCTGCGGTAAATTCTGCGATCGCGAATTTCCAACCTGCTGGCGATCAACAACAGCTAATTAAACAAGGAAAAGACTTAGAATTTGAGTTTATTGGTCAATCTGCTAAAAATGTAGATATTTTCTCACTCAAGCTCACAATATTATATGGTTTGAAGGGCGTAGCTGCTTATGCTTTCCATGCTTTAGAACTGGGGCAGCATGACGAAGATTTATATGTATTTTTCCATGAAGTTCTAGCTAATCTTGATGCTCAAGACAAGAGTTTGCAAGAATGGCTAGATATTACATTGCAAGTAGGCAAGATGAACCTGAAAGCAATGGAATTGCTGGATGCTGGGAACACCAATACCTTTGGGCATCCTACACCTACAGCCGTAACTCTAGGTGTGACAGTTGGTAAAGCCATCCTTGTATCAGGGCATGATTTATTACACTTGCGCGCTATTCTAGAGCAAACAGCCGGAACCGGGATTAAAGTTTATACACACGGTGAATTGCTGCCTGCACATGGCTATCCCAAGCTGAAACAAACTTATCCTCACCTATATGGGCATTATGGCACCGCCTGGCAAAATCAAACCCATGAGTTTGAACACTTCCCTGGTGCAATTGTGATGACAACTAACTGCCTCATGCCTCCTCATGAAACTTACAAAGATAAAGTATTTACCTTGGGGCCTGTAGGTTATCCTGGTTTGCAGCACGTTAGTATTCGCGACATTACACCGATTATCCAAAAAGCTTTAGCATTACCCGGCTTTGCAGAAGAGAGCGATCGCGGTACAGTAACTACAGGTTTTGCTCGGAATGCTGTCTTAGGTGTAGCTGATACTGTGGTTAATGCGGTGAAATCAGGTAATATTCGCCACTTCTTCTTAGTTGGTGGTTGTGATGGTGCCAAACCAGGACGCAATTACTACACAGATTTAGTAGAAACGATTCCTAGCGATTGCGTAGTCATGACTCTTGGCTGTGGTAAGTTCCGCTTCTTTGACAAGCAACTCGGTGATATTGGCGGTATTCCCCGACTGCTAGATTTGGGACAATGTAACGATGCATACTCAGCTATTCAAATTGCTGTTGCTTTAGCCCAAGCATTCCAAGTTAATGTCAATCAACTACCACTGTCATTGGTACTATCTTGGTACGAACAAAAAGCGATCGCAGTTTTGTTAACCCTACTTTACCTGGGTATTCAAAATATTCGCATTGGCCCCACCCTTCCTGCTTTCCTCACACCTAATGTTGCGAAGTTGCTTTCCGAGACATACAATCTCAAACTCATCACTACTCCAGAACAAGATTTAGCCGCTTGTCTTGGCTAA
- the hoxU gene encoding bidirectional hydrogenase complex protein HoxU, giving the protein MSVKTLTINDQLISAREEETILEAAREAGINIPTLCHLEGVSDIGACRLCLVEIAGSNRLLPACVTKVGEGMEVKTDSERLQKYRRTIIEMLFAEGNHVCSVCVANGNCELQDLAIETGMDHVRLNYHFPDRKVDVSHDRFGVDHNRCVLCTRCVRVCDEVEGAHTWDLAGRGSNSHVITDLNQPWGTSNTCTSCGKCVNACPTGAIFYQGSSVGEMKHDRAKLEFLVTAREKKQWFV; this is encoded by the coding sequence ATGTCAGTTAAAACTTTAACAATCAATGACCAATTAATTAGCGCCCGAGAGGAGGAAACTATCCTCGAGGCGGCGCGAGAGGCGGGAATTAATATCCCGACTTTGTGTCACTTAGAAGGAGTCTCAGATATAGGTGCTTGTCGGCTGTGTTTGGTAGAAATTGCCGGTAGCAATCGCCTTTTACCAGCTTGCGTTACCAAGGTGGGAGAAGGCATGGAGGTAAAAACCGATTCGGAACGGTTGCAAAAATACCGCCGCACAATTATTGAAATGCTGTTTGCGGAAGGCAATCACGTTTGTTCTGTATGCGTAGCCAACGGCAATTGTGAATTGCAAGATTTGGCGATTGAGACAGGTATGGATCATGTGCGTCTCAATTACCATTTCCCCGATCGCAAAGTTGATGTTTCTCACGATCGCTTCGGTGTCGATCATAACCGTTGTGTTCTTTGTACTCGCTGCGTCCGTGTTTGTGACGAAGTTGAAGGCGCACACACTTGGGACTTGGCAGGTAGAGGTTCTAATTCCCATGTAATTACTGATTTAAATCAACCTTGGGGAACTTCAAATACTTGTACTTCCTGCGGTAAATGTGTGAATGCCTGCCCCACAGGTGCAATTTTTTACCAAGGTTCCAGCGTCGGTGAAATGAAACACGATCGCGCAAAACTAGAGTTCCTTGTCACAGCACGGGAGAAAAAACAATGGTTCGTGTGA